One genomic region from Ornithinimicrobium flavum encodes:
- a CDS encoding glycosyltransferase family 2 protein — protein MTEAPVLSVVVPMFDEEEVLPLFVARLRPVVDGLGVPYEVLVVDDGSQDRTPVLLQRERVSWPQLRVVRLRANAGHQAAISAGLARARGSYVVTIDADLQDPPELIAEMLRLAQDDGLDVVYAARSDRSTDTRFKRVTAKGYYDTMRRLGAHQSHAHAGDYRLMSRATVEAVNALPEHHRVLRLVVPQLGFPGGMVTYRREERPAGSSKYPLSKMVRLAVDSITGASIAPLRLATWLGLAGFVVAMLLLVYALVGYAVGLNVPGWTSTFVVVTTVGGIQLLCVGILGEYVGRMYTTMLGRPTYHVAHDTGEAVDTGP, from the coding sequence ATGACGGAGGCGCCCGTGCTGAGCGTCGTGGTGCCCATGTTCGACGAGGAGGAGGTCCTGCCGCTCTTCGTGGCGCGGCTGCGACCGGTGGTGGACGGGCTCGGGGTGCCCTACGAGGTGCTGGTCGTCGACGACGGCAGCCAGGACCGGACACCGGTCCTGCTGCAGCGCGAGCGGGTGTCCTGGCCCCAGCTGCGGGTGGTGCGCCTGCGCGCCAACGCCGGGCACCAGGCGGCCATCTCCGCCGGCCTGGCCCGGGCCCGGGGGAGCTACGTCGTCACGATCGACGCCGACCTGCAGGACCCGCCCGAGCTGATCGCCGAGATGCTCCGGCTGGCGCAGGACGACGGTCTCGACGTCGTCTACGCCGCCCGCTCGGACCGCAGCACCGACACCCGCTTCAAGCGGGTCACGGCCAAGGGCTACTACGACACCATGCGCCGGCTCGGCGCGCACCAGTCCCACGCGCACGCCGGTGACTACCGGCTCATGTCGCGGGCGACCGTCGAGGCGGTCAACGCCCTGCCCGAGCACCACCGGGTGCTGCGGCTGGTCGTGCCGCAGCTCGGCTTCCCCGGCGGCATGGTCACCTACCGTCGCGAGGAGCGGCCGGCGGGCAGCTCGAAGTACCCCCTGTCCAAGATGGTGCGCCTGGCCGTCGACAGCATCACCGGAGCCAGCATCGCGCCCCTGCGGCTGGCGACCTGGCTGGGCCTGGCCGGCTTCGTCGTGGCGATGCTGCTGCTGGTCTACGCGCTCGTCGGGTATGCCGTGGGCCTGAACGTCCCGGGCTGGACCTCCACCTTCGTGGTGGTCACCACCGTCGGCGGCATCCAGCTGCTGTGCGTGGGCATCCTGGGTGAGTACGTCGGCCGGATGTACACCACGATGCTCGGCCGGCCCACCTACCACGTCGCGCACGACACGGGCGAGGCCGTCGACACCGGCCCGTGA
- a CDS encoding HD domain-containing protein — protein MLLGGWSQPHRVYHTTQHLAEVLTALDELAAQVGLDPLDALLARTVAWYHDLVHDPRATPGSNEHRSATLARDHLHRLGVEDGLVDVVEAGVLMTRTHQVPESSPHAPALDAVHDADLWILSAPPDRYAQYREQVRQEYAFVPEDAYRSGRVDVLAPFRDRPRLYRTGHAHRGWTARARRNVGDEIAGLGGGGRDDRA, from the coding sequence GTGCTCCTTGGCGGGTGGTCCCAGCCCCACCGCGTCTACCACACGACCCAGCACCTCGCGGAGGTCCTGACGGCGCTGGACGAGCTGGCCGCGCAGGTGGGTCTGGACCCCCTGGACGCCCTGCTGGCCCGCACCGTCGCGTGGTACCACGACCTCGTCCACGACCCCCGTGCCACCCCCGGCAGCAACGAGCACCGCAGCGCGACGCTGGCACGCGACCACCTCCACCGGCTGGGGGTGGAGGACGGGCTCGTGGACGTGGTGGAGGCCGGGGTGCTGATGACCCGGACCCACCAGGTCCCCGAGAGCTCCCCGCACGCGCCGGCCCTGGACGCCGTGCACGACGCCGACCTGTGGATCCTCTCGGCCCCGCCGGACCGGTACGCGCAGTACCGCGAGCAGGTGCGCCAGGAGTACGCCTTCGTGCCCGAGGACGCCTACCGGAGCGGACGGGTGGACGTGCTGGCGCCCTTCCGGGACCGTCCACGGCTCTACCGGACCGGGCACGCGCACCGGGGCTGGACCGCGCGGGCCCGGCGCAACGTCGGGGACGAGATCGCCGGGCTCGGTGGTGGGGGCCGGGACGACCGTGCATGA
- a CDS encoding DNA alkylation repair protein, whose product MHDVALVHEVRVALARAADPQRAAGQQAYMRSAMPFHGVRSPEVDRIVRTAVRSHPPTDRRTWEASVRELWDAATHREQRYAALALAEHRCAAAWPDPGGLELARHLVLTGAWWDLVDRTATRLVGPVLLSHRAVATPVIDAWSVADDLWLRRTAILSQLKHRAATDQDLLERVVAANLEGSRFGSEFFVRKALGWALREHARTDPAWVLDLLERHAARVSPLTRREATRHLGGEREGSPGRHT is encoded by the coding sequence GTGCATGACGTCGCGCTGGTCCACGAGGTGCGCGTCGCCCTCGCCCGGGCCGCGGACCCGCAGCGCGCCGCCGGCCAGCAGGCGTACATGCGCAGCGCGATGCCCTTCCACGGGGTCCGCTCGCCGGAGGTCGACCGGATCGTGCGGACCGCCGTCCGGAGCCACCCCCCGACGGACCGGCGGACGTGGGAGGCGAGCGTCCGGGAGCTCTGGGACGCGGCGACCCACCGGGAGCAGCGGTATGCCGCCCTGGCGCTGGCGGAGCACCGCTGCGCCGCGGCGTGGCCGGACCCGGGCGGGCTGGAGCTGGCGCGGCACCTGGTGCTGACCGGCGCCTGGTGGGACCTCGTCGACCGGACCGCGACCCGCCTGGTCGGCCCGGTGCTCCTGTCGCACCGGGCGGTCGCGACACCCGTGATCGACGCCTGGTCCGTCGCGGACGACCTGTGGCTGCGGCGCACGGCGATCCTGTCCCAGCTCAAGCACCGTGCCGCGACGGACCAGGACCTGCTCGAGCGGGTGGTGGCGGCCAACCTGGAGGGCTCCAGGTTCGGGTCCGAGTTCTTCGTCCGCAAGGCGTTGGGGTGGGCCCTGCGCGAGCACGCCAGGACGGACCCGGCCTGGGTGCTCGACCTGCTGGAGCGCCATGCCGCGCGCGTGAGCCCGCTCACCCGCCGCGAGGCGACCCGCCACCTGGGTGGGGAACGGGAGGGGTCACCGGGACGGCATACCTAG
- a CDS encoding DUF4031 domain-containing protein: MTILLDPPLWPAHGRLWSHLISDRSLAELHAFARRLGIPERSFEGDHYDVPQERYADCLAAGAVAVSGTQLARTLRDSGMRFRKRKGERPLARADGGLPWIGVEHVVEVVGSPHEPPRSAGAAVVVVTAADAVLLVRNTTRSGWAAPGGKRDPGESVRGTAVREVREELGLELDPDRLAPVGYERITITGTPVPEPWDEVNHLAVFGVHLDAREELRPDPVEIAEAVWLPWGQARAWAGQAVFWPLFERWRDLLA; this comes from the coding sequence ATGACGATCCTGCTCGACCCGCCCCTGTGGCCCGCGCACGGGCGGCTGTGGTCGCACCTCATCAGCGACCGGTCCCTGGCCGAGCTGCACGCCTTCGCCCGGCGCCTGGGCATCCCGGAGCGGTCGTTCGAGGGGGACCACTACGACGTCCCGCAGGAGCGGTATGCGGACTGCCTCGCGGCGGGCGCCGTCGCCGTCAGCGGCACCCAGCTCGCCCGAACCCTGCGCGACAGCGGGATGCGCTTCCGCAAGCGGAAGGGGGAGCGGCCGCTGGCCCGGGCCGACGGCGGGCTGCCCTGGATCGGGGTCGAGCACGTCGTGGAGGTGGTGGGCTCGCCCCACGAGCCGCCGCGCTCGGCCGGTGCCGCCGTCGTGGTCGTCACCGCGGCCGACGCCGTGCTGCTGGTCCGCAACACGACGCGGTCAGGATGGGCGGCTCCCGGGGGCAAGCGCGACCCGGGGGAGAGCGTGCGCGGGACCGCGGTGCGCGAGGTGCGCGAGGAGCTCGGTCTGGAGCTCGACCCGGACCGGCTCGCCCCGGTGGGCTACGAGCGCATCACGATCACGGGGACCCCCGTGCCGGAGCCCTGGGACGAGGTCAACCACCTGGCCGTCTTCGGGGTGCACCTGGACGCGCGGGAGGAGCTGAGGCCCGACCCCGTCGAGATCGCCGAGGCGGTGTGGCTCCCGTGGGGACAGGCCCGGGCGTGGGCCGGGCAGGCGGTCTTCTGGCCGCTCTTCGAGCGCTGGCGCGACCTGCTGGCCTAG
- a CDS encoding WXG100 family type VII secretion target → MSNTFAVDTARIAAASGDIERIAATIESEVRAMMAKLNGLQDCWRGTAAGQFHSVTQDWSATQERVRTSLQQISTTLRTAGQDYELVEQTNRMRFTPS, encoded by the coding sequence ATGAGCAACACCTTTGCCGTCGACACGGCCCGGATCGCCGCGGCGTCCGGGGACATCGAGCGGATCGCGGCCACCATCGAGTCCGAGGTGCGCGCGATGATGGCCAAGCTGAACGGCCTGCAGGACTGCTGGCGGGGAACCGCGGCGGGGCAGTTCCACAGCGTGACGCAGGACTGGAGCGCCACGCAGGAACGGGTCCGGACCTCGCTGCAGCAGATCTCCACCACGCTGCGCACGGCCGGTCAGGACTACGAGCTGGTCGAGCAGACCAACCGGATGCGCTTCACCCCGTCCTGA
- the groL gene encoding chaperonin GroEL (60 kDa chaperone family; promotes refolding of misfolded polypeptides especially under stressful conditions; forms two stacked rings of heptamers to form a barrel-shaped 14mer; ends can be capped by GroES; misfolded proteins enter the barrel where they are refolded when GroES binds), with amino-acid sequence MAKLIAFDEEARRGLEKGMNTLADAVKVTLGPKGRNVVLEKKWGAPTITNDGVSIAKEIELEDPYEKIGAELVKEVAKKTDDVAGDGTTTATVIAQAMVKEGLRNVAAGANPMALKRGIEVAVQAVNDELLGMAKEVETKEQIAQSASISAADTEIGEMIAEAMDKVGNEGVITVEESNTFGLELELTEGMRFDKGYISPYFVTDTERMEAVLEDPYVLVVNSKISSVKDLLPLLEKVMQSGKPLAIVAEDVEGEALATLVVNKIRGNFKSVAVKAPGFGDRRKAMLGDIAILTGGQVISEEVGLKLETAELDLLGTARKVVVTKDETTIVEGGGDADQIAGRVAQIRAEIDNSDSDYDREKLQERLAKLAGGVAVIKAGAATEVELKERKHRIEDAVRNAKAAVEEGIVAGGGVALIQASKAFDGLDLQGDEATGANIVKVAVEAPLKQIAINAGLEGGVVAEKVRNLTPGHGLNAATGEYGDMLGFGVADPVKVTRSALQNAASIAALFLTTEAVIADKPEKAPAMPGGDGGMGGMDF; translated from the coding sequence ATGGCCAAGCTTATTGCTTTCGACGAGGAGGCTCGCCGCGGGCTCGAGAAGGGTATGAACACCCTTGCCGACGCCGTGAAGGTGACCCTCGGCCCCAAGGGCCGCAACGTCGTGCTCGAGAAGAAGTGGGGCGCCCCCACCATCACCAACGATGGTGTGAGCATCGCCAAGGAGATCGAGCTCGAGGACCCCTACGAGAAGATCGGCGCCGAGCTGGTCAAGGAGGTCGCCAAGAAGACCGACGACGTCGCCGGTGACGGCACCACCACCGCGACCGTCATCGCCCAGGCCATGGTCAAGGAGGGCCTGCGCAACGTCGCCGCCGGCGCCAACCCGATGGCCCTCAAGCGCGGCATCGAGGTCGCCGTCCAGGCGGTCAACGACGAGCTGCTGGGCATGGCCAAGGAGGTCGAGACCAAGGAGCAGATCGCGCAGTCCGCGTCAATCTCCGCGGCCGACACCGAGATCGGCGAGATGATCGCCGAGGCCATGGACAAGGTCGGCAACGAGGGCGTCATCACGGTCGAGGAGTCCAACACCTTCGGCCTGGAGCTCGAGCTCACCGAGGGCATGCGCTTCGACAAGGGCTACATCAGCCCCTACTTCGTCACCGACACCGAGCGCATGGAGGCCGTGCTCGAGGACCCCTACGTCCTCGTCGTGAACTCCAAGATCTCCTCGGTGAAGGACCTGCTCCCGCTGCTGGAGAAGGTCATGCAGTCCGGCAAGCCGCTGGCGATCGTCGCCGAGGACGTCGAGGGCGAGGCCCTGGCGACCCTGGTGGTCAACAAGATCCGCGGCAACTTCAAGTCCGTCGCCGTCAAGGCCCCGGGCTTCGGCGACCGCCGCAAGGCCATGCTCGGTGACATCGCCATCCTCACCGGTGGCCAGGTCATCTCCGAGGAGGTCGGGCTCAAGCTGGAGACCGCCGAGCTGGACCTGCTGGGCACCGCCCGCAAGGTCGTGGTCACCAAGGACGAGACCACCATCGTCGAGGGTGGCGGCGACGCCGACCAGATCGCCGGCCGGGTCGCCCAGATCCGCGCCGAGATCGACAACAGCGACTCCGACTACGACCGCGAGAAGCTGCAGGAGCGGCTGGCCAAGCTGGCCGGCGGCGTGGCCGTCATCAAGGCGGGCGCGGCGACCGAGGTCGAGCTCAAGGAGCGCAAGCACCGCATCGAGGACGCCGTGCGCAACGCCAAGGCTGCCGTCGAGGAGGGCATCGTCGCCGGTGGTGGCGTGGCCCTCATCCAGGCCTCCAAGGCCTTCGACGGTCTCGACCTGCAGGGTGACGAGGCGACCGGCGCCAACATCGTCAAGGTCGCCGTCGAGGCCCCGCTCAAGCAGATCGCGATCAACGCCGGTCTCGAGGGTGGCGTCGTGGCGGAGAAGGTCCGCAACCTCACCCCGGGCCACGGCCTCAACGCGGCCACGGGCGAGTACGGCGACATGCTGGGCTTCGGCGTCGCCGACCCGGTGAAGGTGACCCGTTCCGCGCTGCAGAACGCCGCCTCCATCGCCGCGCTGTTCCTCACCACCGAGGCCGTCATCGCCGACAAGCCGGAGAAGGCCCCGGCCATGCCGGGCGGCGACGGTGGCATGGGTGGCATGGACTTCTGA
- a CDS encoding formate--tetrahydrofolate ligase, protein MKTDVEIAQAATLRPIGEIAEGLGLSTDDYEPYGHTKAKLSLGILERLKDRPDGKLILCTAINPTAAGEGKTTTNVGLSQALNKIGKKAMTTLREPSLGPSFGMKGGAAGGGYAQVVPMDDINLHFTGDFHAITSAHNLLAALLDNSIHQGNPLGINPKRVVWPRVLDMNDRALRNIVIGMGKVGDGVVRESGFEITVASEIMAALCLATSLEDLKERFSRMVVAYTYDKQPVTAADLQAPGAMALLMKDAIKPNLVQTLENTPAIIHGGPFANIAHGNNSIVATKTALKLADYVVTEAGFGADLGAEKFFDIVCPAGDLRPDAVVVVATVRALKLNGGKDKKELTNEDLFALGNGIVNLEQHLENLAKFGVPALVALNRFPSDTDAELSLVRQRCEALGVKVVLSEVFTKGGEGGADMAHAVVELCEQGSDYRPLYDAEQTLHSKIETIAKEIYRADGVDLAPAAATQLGQLNADGYGHLPVCMAKTQYSFSDDPTRLGAPRGFRITVRELVVNAGAGFVVALTGDIMRMPGLPKVPAANGMDITEDGTIVGLS, encoded by the coding sequence ATGAAGACCGACGTCGAGATCGCCCAGGCGGCGACGCTGCGGCCGATCGGCGAGATCGCCGAGGGGCTCGGGCTGTCCACGGACGACTACGAGCCCTACGGTCACACCAAGGCCAAGCTCTCCCTCGGCATCCTGGAGCGGTTGAAGGACCGGCCGGACGGCAAGCTGATCCTGTGCACCGCGATCAACCCGACCGCGGCCGGCGAGGGGAAGACCACGACCAACGTGGGCCTGTCCCAGGCGCTGAACAAGATCGGCAAGAAGGCGATGACCACCCTGCGCGAGCCCTCCCTGGGCCCGTCGTTCGGGATGAAGGGTGGCGCGGCCGGCGGCGGCTACGCCCAGGTGGTCCCGATGGACGACATCAACCTGCACTTCACCGGCGACTTCCACGCGATCACCTCCGCGCACAACCTGCTCGCCGCGCTGCTGGACAACTCCATCCACCAGGGCAACCCGCTGGGCATCAACCCCAAGCGGGTCGTCTGGCCCCGCGTGCTGGACATGAACGACCGCGCGCTGCGCAACATCGTCATCGGCATGGGCAAGGTGGGCGACGGTGTCGTCCGCGAGTCCGGCTTCGAGATCACCGTCGCCTCCGAGATCATGGCGGCCCTGTGCCTGGCGACCAGCCTGGAGGACCTCAAGGAGCGCTTCTCCCGGATGGTCGTGGCCTACACCTACGACAAGCAGCCGGTCACCGCCGCCGACCTGCAGGCCCCCGGTGCGATGGCGCTGCTCATGAAGGACGCGATCAAGCCCAACCTGGTCCAGACCCTGGAGAACACCCCGGCGATCATCCACGGCGGCCCCTTCGCCAACATCGCCCACGGCAACAACTCCATCGTCGCGACGAAGACCGCGCTCAAGCTGGCCGACTACGTCGTCACCGAGGCGGGTTTCGGCGCCGACCTGGGCGCGGAGAAGTTCTTCGACATCGTCTGCCCCGCGGGCGACCTGCGCCCCGACGCCGTGGTCGTCGTCGCCACCGTCCGGGCCCTCAAGCTCAACGGGGGCAAGGACAAGAAGGAGCTCACGAACGAGGACCTCTTCGCCCTCGGCAACGGCATCGTCAACCTCGAGCAGCACCTGGAGAACCTCGCGAAGTTCGGCGTCCCGGCGCTCGTGGCGCTCAACCGGTTCCCCAGCGACACCGACGCCGAGCTGTCCCTGGTGCGCCAGCGCTGCGAGGCCCTCGGGGTCAAGGTCGTGCTGTCCGAGGTCTTCACCAAGGGCGGGGAGGGTGGTGCCGACATGGCGCACGCGGTCGTCGAGCTGTGCGAGCAGGGCAGCGACTACCGCCCGCTCTACGACGCGGAGCAGACCCTGCACAGCAAGATCGAGACGATCGCCAAGGAGATCTACCGCGCCGACGGCGTCGACCTGGCGCCCGCGGCCGCGACCCAGCTGGGCCAGCTGAACGCCGACGGCTACGGCCACCTCCCGGTGTGCATGGCCAAGACCCAGTACTCCTTCTCCGACGACCCCACCCGGCTGGGCGCCCCGCGCGGCTTCCGCATCACCGTCCGCGAGCTGGTGGTCAACGCGGGCGCGGGTTTCGTGGTGGCCCTCACCGGCGACATCATGCGGATGCCGGGCCTGCCGAAGGTGCCCGCGGCCAACGGCATGGACATCACCGAGGACGGGACGATCGTCGGTCTGAGCTGA
- a CDS encoding DUF3263 domain-containing protein, translating into MGAATRVQQVDPSSGLSERDREILDFEHRHWTYAGSKEQGIKDLFGLSATRYYQILNQLIDSEAALAHKPLLIKRLRRDRSRRQRARSMRRLGLQG; encoded by the coding sequence ATGGGAGCCGCCACCCGCGTGCAGCAGGTCGACCCCTCCTCCGGGCTGTCCGAGCGCGACCGGGAGATCCTGGACTTCGAGCACCGGCACTGGACCTACGCCGGCTCCAAGGAGCAGGGCATCAAGGACCTCTTCGGTCTCTCCGCCACCCGCTACTACCAGATCCTCAACCAGCTCATCGACAGCGAGGCCGCGCTGGCCCACAAGCCGCTGCTCATCAAGCGCCTGCGCCGTGACCGCAGCCGCCGCCAGCGGGCGCGCTCGATGCGTCGCCTCGGCCTGCAGGGCTGA
- a CDS encoding uracil-DNA glycosylase, with protein sequence MTATPLRDLVHPSWADVLAPAQETVAALGEFLRAELAAGRGYLPAGERVLRAFERPLEEVRVLVVGQDPYPTPGHAVGLSFSVAPDVTPLPRSLDNIYRELVDDLGVPRPSTGDLSPWVEQGVMLLNRVLTVSPGAPASHRGRGWEQVTELAIDALARRGGPLVAILWGRDARALAPRLSDVPCVESAHPSPLSAARGFFGSRPFSRTDELLVRQGSDPIDWRLP encoded by the coding sequence GTGACCGCCACCCCGCTGCGCGACCTCGTGCACCCCTCCTGGGCCGACGTCCTGGCCCCGGCGCAGGAGACCGTCGCCGCCCTCGGGGAGTTCCTGCGGGCCGAGCTCGCGGCGGGGCGCGGCTACCTGCCCGCCGGCGAGCGGGTCCTGCGCGCCTTCGAGCGCCCGCTGGAGGAGGTGCGGGTGCTGGTGGTCGGGCAGGACCCCTACCCGACCCCGGGTCACGCGGTCGGCCTCAGCTTCTCCGTCGCCCCCGACGTCACGCCCCTGCCCCGCAGCCTGGACAACATCTACCGCGAGCTGGTCGACGACCTCGGCGTCCCCCGGCCCAGCACCGGTGACCTGTCGCCGTGGGTGGAGCAGGGGGTGATGCTCCTCAACCGGGTGCTGACCGTCTCGCCGGGAGCGCCGGCCAGCCACCGCGGCCGGGGCTGGGAGCAGGTCACCGAGCTCGCGATCGACGCCCTGGCCCGGCGCGGCGGTCCGCTGGTGGCCATCCTGTGGGGTCGCGACGCCCGCGCCCTCGCACCGCGGCTGAGCGACGTGCCGTGCGTCGAGTCCGCCCACCCCTCCCCCCTGTCGGCCGCTCGCGGCTTCTTCGGCAGCCGGCCCTTCAGCCGCACCGACGAGCTGCTGGTCCGCCAGGGGTCAGACCCGATCGACTGGAGGCTCCCGTGA
- a CDS encoding SGNH/GDSL hydrolase family protein codes for MGPLRRHRRLLHRGHERPRPPGAGPLRGLGRPPGRAAVDARRRAGLRQPRRPGRKLADVAGPQLEAALALEPDLVSIVGGGNDILRPRADVDALAAQLDAAVARIRATGADVLLATPTDPVGAPVIIRTRGRVGVYTAHLWSIAQRRGAFVLNQWACDFLKDWRMWSEDRIHMTSEGHRRVALAAYVALGHTQEEADWRAPLPPAVPLGTVESLRGHARWAREYAAPWVQRRLQGRSSGDALEAKRPDLDPLRPGEGGGR; via the coding sequence GTGGGCCCGCTACGTCGCCATCGGCGACTCCTTCACCGAGGGCATGAGCGACCCCGACCCCCGGGTGCCGGACCGTTACGTGGGCTGGGCCGACCGCCTGGCCGCGCTGCTGTCGACGCACGTCGACGAGCTGGCCTACGCCAACCTCGCCGTCCGGGGCGCAAGCTGGCGGACGTCGCGGGCCCCCAGCTCGAGGCCGCCCTCGCGCTGGAGCCCGACCTGGTCAGCATCGTCGGCGGCGGCAACGACATCCTGCGCCCGCGCGCCGACGTCGACGCCCTGGCCGCCCAGCTCGACGCGGCGGTGGCCCGGATCCGCGCCACCGGGGCCGACGTGCTGCTGGCCACCCCCACCGACCCGGTGGGTGCCCCGGTCATCATCCGCACCCGCGGCCGGGTCGGGGTCTACACCGCCCACCTCTGGTCGATCGCGCAGCGGCGCGGCGCCTTCGTGCTCAACCAGTGGGCGTGCGACTTCCTCAAGGACTGGCGGATGTGGTCCGAGGACCGCATCCACATGACCTCCGAGGGACACCGCCGGGTGGCGCTGGCCGCCTACGTCGCGCTCGGCCACACGCAGGAGGAGGCGGACTGGCGGGCGCCGTTGCCGCCGGCCGTGCCGCTCGGGACGGTGGAGAGCCTGCGCGGCCACGCCCGCTGGGCCAGGGAGTATGCCGCCCCCTGGGTCCAGCGGCGGCTGCAGGGCCGGTCCTCCGGGGACGCCCTCGAGGCCAAGCGGCCCGACCTGGACCCGCTTCGCCCCGGGGAGGGGGGCGGACGATGA
- a CDS encoding HpcH/HpaI aldolase family protein: MSTAPTGPGLWLTVLRPAALEALLVELGVGWLGVDLQHGQYDVADLRDLLRVTDLPVLARAASTDFAHLGAVLDSGVAGVIVPSVDTVEDVRALVRAVRLPPVGRRSTGMSRSAVVGAPAHPLLLPMVETRGALDAAAAIAATPGVDGLFVGPYDLSLALGGPGPVDDRVLAAIRTVVQAAREHGVLAGAFSGSRDLDPHLPPLDLVAVDTDVSALRAGVRGLFAD; the protein is encoded by the coding sequence ATGAGCACCGCTCCGACGGGGCCAGGCCTGTGGCTCACCGTCCTGCGTCCCGCGGCCCTCGAGGCCCTGCTGGTCGAGCTCGGGGTCGGGTGGCTCGGGGTCGACCTGCAGCACGGGCAGTACGACGTGGCCGACCTGCGCGACCTGCTCCGGGTGACCGACCTGCCGGTGCTCGCCCGCGCCGCGTCCACCGACTTCGCCCACCTGGGCGCGGTCCTGGACAGCGGCGTCGCCGGCGTCATCGTGCCCAGCGTCGACACGGTGGAGGACGTGCGCGCGCTGGTCCGGGCCGTGCGCCTGCCGCCCGTGGGGAGGCGGAGCACCGGGATGTCCCGCAGCGCGGTCGTCGGGGCGCCCGCCCACCCCCTCCTGCTGCCCATGGTCGAGACCCGCGGCGCGCTGGACGCGGCCGCGGCGATCGCGGCCACCCCCGGGGTCGACGGGCTCTTCGTCGGCCCCTACGACCTCTCGCTGGCGTTGGGCGGTCCCGGCCCGGTGGACGACCGGGTCCTCGCGGCGATCCGCACGGTGGTGCAGGCCGCCCGGGAGCACGGCGTGCTGGCGGGCGCCTTCTCCGGCAGCCGCGACCTCGACCCGCACCTGCCTCCGTTGGACCTGGTCGCCGTCGACACCGATGTCAGCGCGCTCCGGGCCGGGGTCCGGGGGTTGTTCGCCGACTGA
- a CDS encoding TOBE domain-containing protein yields the protein MTQMRISEAARLLGVSSDTVRRAVEAGRLTAGRDVGGRVVVEAIDVARMAGEQAPSAQAEVGPVGTSSARNQMRGIVTRVVSDRVMSQVDLQAGPFRLVSLLSTEAVQEMGLEVGSVVVASVKATHVTVGLPG from the coding sequence ATGACGCAGATGCGGATCTCGGAGGCGGCCCGGCTGCTCGGGGTGTCGAGCGACACGGTCCGTCGCGCGGTGGAGGCCGGACGGCTGACCGCGGGCCGGGACGTCGGTGGCCGGGTGGTGGTCGAGGCGATCGACGTGGCGCGGATGGCCGGCGAGCAGGCTCCGTCCGCCCAGGCCGAGGTGGGGCCGGTCGGCACGTCGTCGGCCCGCAACCAGATGCGCGGCATCGTCACCCGCGTCGTCAGCGACCGGGTCATGTCCCAGGTCGACCTGCAGGCCGGACCCTTCCGCCTGGTGTCGCTGCTGTCCACCGAGGCCGTGCAGGAGATGGGGCTGGAGGTCGGCTCGGTCGTCGTCGCGTCGGTCAAGGCCACCCACGTCACCGTCGGGCTGCCGGGGTGA
- the modA gene encoding molybdate ABC transporter substrate-binding protein, with product MEADHPGSTVELSFAASSTIVQQVAEGAPADVLALAGPGPLDHLPAELRRSEPVVFTTNSLSLAVPPDNPAGVTGVEDLTTEGLRLVVCQPQVPCGEATSALLTGLGIDPAVSSQERDARATITKVELGEADVGIVYRTDVAAAGDRVLGIDIPGAVNVTTGYPILAVSDHELAAAFIQEVLSGRGQQHLADAGFVAP from the coding sequence GTGGAGGCCGACCATCCGGGGAGCACGGTGGAGCTCAGCTTCGCCGCCAGCTCCACGATCGTCCAGCAGGTGGCCGAGGGGGCACCCGCCGACGTTCTCGCCCTGGCCGGCCCGGGCCCCCTGGACCACCTCCCCGCCGAGCTCCGGCGCAGCGAGCCGGTCGTCTTCACCACCAACAGCCTCTCGCTGGCGGTCCCCCCGGACAACCCCGCCGGGGTCACGGGCGTGGAGGACCTCACGACGGAAGGGCTGCGCCTCGTGGTCTGCCAGCCCCAGGTGCCCTGCGGTGAGGCCACGTCCGCGCTGCTGACCGGGCTGGGGATCGACCCGGCCGTGTCCTCCCAGGAGCGCGACGCCCGGGCGACCATCACCAAGGTCGAGCTGGGGGAGGCCGACGTCGGCATCGTCTACCGCACCGACGTGGCCGCCGCCGGGGACCGGGTGCTGGGGATCGACATCCCGGGGGCGGTCAACGTCACGACCGGCTACCCGATCCTCGCCGTCTCCGACCACGAGCTGGCGGCGGCCTTCATCCAGGAGGTCCTGTCCGGGCGCGGGCAGCAGCACCTGGCCGACGCCGGGTTCGTGGCCCCGTGA